Proteins from one Erysipelothrix larvae genomic window:
- a CDS encoding head maturation protease, ClpP-related — protein sequence MKNKMFWRWKNQASEQEERVLELYGTIAEESWFDDDVTPQMFRNELFSGKGPITLWINSPGGDCIAASQIYAMLMDYPDEVTVKIDGIAASAASVIAMAGTKVLMAPTALMMIHNPATITMGDHEDMKRAIEMLDEVKESIINAYEIKTGVSRIKLSHLMDAETWMNANKAIELGFADDVLKDEKQSEHNFSAYAFSRKAVATNLLNKMAEKNKPIQAEESAKPQGRSIDELKERLLIIKKYM from the coding sequence ATGAAGAACAAGATGTTTTGGCGATGGAAGAACCAAGCAAGCGAACAAGAAGAACGAGTTCTTGAGCTTTATGGAACAATCGCTGAAGAAAGCTGGTTTGATGATGATGTGACCCCGCAGATGTTTAGAAATGAACTCTTTAGCGGAAAAGGACCCATCACTCTATGGATTAACTCACCGGGTGGAGATTGCATTGCTGCAAGTCAGATTTATGCCATGTTGATGGATTACCCAGATGAGGTAACTGTCAAGATTGATGGAATTGCAGCATCAGCCGCTTCTGTCATTGCCATGGCAGGAACAAAGGTGCTGATGGCTCCTACAGCGCTCATGATGATTCATAACCCAGCAACCATCACGATGGGCGATCATGAAGACATGAAACGAGCGATCGAGATGTTAGATGAGGTGAAAGAAAGCATTATTAACGCCTATGAGATTAAGACTGGAGTATCTCGCATCAAACTATCCCATCTCATGGATGCTGAAACCTGGATGAATGCCAACAAAGCGATTGAACTTGGCTTTGCAGACGATGTGCTAAAGGATGAGAAACAATCCGAACACAATTTTTCTGCCTATGCGTTTTCTAGAAAAGCAGTGGCAACTAACCTACTTAACAAAATGGCAGAAAAGAATAAACCAATTCAGGCGGAGGAATCTGCCAAACCCCAAGGGCGCTCAATTGATGAACTCAAGGAGCGACTTTTAATTATCAAAAAATATATGTAA
- a CDS encoding head-tail connector protein, whose amino-acid sequence MTLIQKVKANLILEHEADDELLEMFIAAAVSYAESYQHVPENFYSDNPMPPTTEQAIIMLSSHFYESRDGSTGGFFADNVQAGQQVWKTVNLLLRLDRDWKV is encoded by the coding sequence ATGACACTGATTCAAAAGGTAAAGGCAAACTTGATTTTAGAGCATGAAGCTGATGACGAACTCTTAGAGATGTTCATCGCCGCTGCTGTCAGTTATGCCGAGAGTTATCAGCATGTACCAGAAAATTTCTATAGCGACAATCCTATGCCACCGACTACAGAGCAAGCCATTATTATGCTTTCCTCTCATTTTTATGAAAGCAGAGATGGTAGTACAGGTGGCTTCTTTGCAGATAATGTGCAGGCGGGTCAGCAGGTTTGGAAAACGGTCAACCTACTATTAAGACTCGATCGGGATTGGAAGGTGTAA
- a CDS encoding Head fiber protein, translated as MDYNTKNYTEQGGDKTVIAGTLEIKEGATVTGLPSSFTPAENQAPSVAEDITSLVADFNALLSKLQTAGLMEAD; from the coding sequence ATGGATTACAACACAAAAAACTACACCGAACAAGGCGGAGATAAAACCGTCATCGCAGGAACGTTAGAGATTAAGGAGGGAGCAACCGTAACAGGTCTCCCTTCTTCTTTTACTCCTGCAGAAAACCAAGCACCTAGTGTGGCAGAAGATATTACGAGTTTAGTTGCTGATTTTAATGCATTGCTTTCAAAGCTTCAAACAGCAGGACTCATGGAAGCTGATTAA
- a CDS encoding HK97-gp10 family putative phage morphogenesis protein — translation MAKVDIKMPDDFLLKISKLGSDFDPVAEKVLKAGGEVVFKRTKSNLSAVIGKGTKHESRSTGELEKALGVTSVRLDRNGNHNIKIGFSEPRPDGESNAKIANILEYGKHGQPAKPFLKPAKSASKSECISVMKSTFEEEVKKI, via the coding sequence TTGGCAAAAGTTGATATTAAGATGCCCGATGATTTTTTGCTCAAGATTTCAAAGCTTGGATCTGACTTTGACCCTGTTGCCGAAAAGGTGCTAAAAGCAGGTGGCGAAGTCGTTTTCAAACGAACGAAGAGCAATCTTTCTGCTGTAATCGGTAAAGGTACAAAGCATGAATCACGATCAACGGGTGAATTAGAAAAGGCACTCGGTGTCACTTCAGTCAGGCTAGATAGGAACGGAAACCACAATATAAAAATTGGATTTTCTGAACCAAGGCCTGATGGTGAGAGTAACGCAAAAATAGCAAACATCCTTGAGTATGGCAAACACGGTCAACCTGCGAAACCTTTTTTGAAACCAGCTAAAAGTGCATCAAAGTCTGAGTGTATCTCAGTAATGAAAAGCACTTTTGAAGAGGAGGTCAAAAAGATATGA
- a CDS encoding head-tail adaptor protein has protein sequence MSFGKMNGFADIKVVTKTKDSEGFATTSETVIASIRVYREGRHGSERWANLATFSEATDLFRFRAIPGVEVTTEHFIVCDGERFDITSVENVKGRGMYTEVLAKKVVSSIGKS, from the coding sequence GTGAGTTTCGGAAAAATGAATGGATTTGCTGATATTAAGGTAGTCACAAAAACAAAAGACAGTGAAGGATTTGCGACAACATCAGAAACCGTGATTGCTTCGATTCGAGTCTACCGGGAAGGGCGTCATGGCAGTGAACGCTGGGCTAACCTAGCTACTTTTTCAGAGGCTACAGATTTATTCAGGTTTCGTGCGATTCCAGGAGTCGAGGTCACGACAGAACATTTTATTGTGTGTGATGGAGAGCGTTTTGATATTACCTCGGTAGAAAACGTAAAAGGTCGAGGTATGTATACAGAAGTTTTGGCAAAGAAGGTGGTGAGCAGTATTGGCAAAAGTTGA
- a CDS encoding major tail protein, with product MATIGLDKLYYATITDDENGEEIYGTPTQLAKAISAELSVELAEATLYADDGAAEIVKEFKNGTISLGVDDIGSTTAAALTGVTVDKNNVVVSNSEDGGDPVAVGFRAKKSNGKYKYYWLYRVKFGIPATNLATKGDSITFSTPTIEGTVLRRNKPDTSGKHPWKAEVTEGDKDVPASIISSWYTEVYEPDYTVTEG from the coding sequence ATGGCAACAATTGGTCTGGATAAACTTTATTATGCGACCATCACAGATGATGAAAATGGCGAAGAAATCTATGGCACACCCACTCAGCTGGCAAAAGCAATCTCAGCAGAGTTATCTGTTGAACTGGCAGAGGCAACTCTCTATGCAGATGATGGTGCGGCAGAAATCGTTAAAGAATTTAAAAATGGCACTATCTCTCTTGGAGTGGATGATATTGGCTCGACTACTGCAGCCGCCTTAACCGGAGTCACGGTTGATAAGAACAACGTTGTGGTTTCTAACAGTGAAGATGGCGGGGATCCTGTGGCTGTTGGTTTTAGAGCAAAGAAATCCAATGGCAAGTATAAATACTATTGGCTCTATCGAGTGAAATTCGGTATTCCTGCGACAAACCTAGCAACAAAAGGTGACAGTATTACATTCTCAACACCAACAATTGAAGGTACGGTTCTCCGAAGAAACAAGCCGGATACAAGCGGTAAACATCCGTGGAAAGCGGAAGTGACCGAAGGCGATAAGGATGTACCGGCATCGATTATCAGCAGTTGGTATACAGAAGTCTATGAACCGGATTACACAGTTACGGAGGGCTAA
- a CDS encoding phage major capsid protein encodes MTITEMRNKRKKLIETMDGFLDTHKTKNGTLSAEDDATYKTMEDEISELTNEIHRMERREAIEAELEKPVSKPIIENPMNGRLDNSENKTGRAADSYKTAMLSALRSNFRNVSNVLQEGVDADGGYLVPEEYDTRLIDGLKDENIIRKLGHTITTSGERKINIAATKPAAAWIDEGEALTFSDATFSQINLDAHKLHVAVKVTEELLYDNAFQLENYIIEEFYKALANAEEDAFINGNGTGKPLGILAASGGAEVGVTTASATAITADEVINLVYSLKRPYRKNAVFILNDQTIAALRKLKDGNGAYMWQPALVAGEPDKLLGYPVYTSAYMPTIEAGAKTIIFGDLSYYNIGDRGSRSFAELRELFAGNGMVGFVAKERVDGKLVLPEAIKVLQQKA; translated from the coding sequence ATGACGATTACAGAAATGCGTAACAAGCGCAAAAAGCTTATTGAAACGATGGACGGGTTCTTGGACACTCATAAAACCAAGAATGGCACATTATCCGCAGAAGATGATGCTACCTATAAAACCATGGAAGATGAAATTTCTGAACTTACCAATGAAATCCATCGCATGGAAAGACGTGAAGCAATCGAGGCTGAACTTGAAAAACCTGTCAGCAAGCCAATCATTGAAAATCCGATGAATGGTCGACTGGATAACAGTGAAAATAAAACTGGCCGAGCAGCTGATTCTTATAAGACTGCTATGCTTTCAGCCCTTCGCTCAAACTTCCGTAATGTATCTAATGTTCTGCAAGAAGGTGTCGATGCAGATGGTGGATACTTGGTTCCAGAAGAGTATGACACGAGGCTGATTGATGGGCTGAAAGACGAAAATATCATCCGTAAGTTAGGCCATACCATTACGACATCTGGTGAGCGAAAAATCAATATAGCGGCCACAAAACCTGCGGCTGCATGGATTGATGAGGGTGAGGCACTGACCTTTAGCGATGCAACCTTCTCTCAAATCAATCTGGATGCCCACAAACTTCATGTAGCCGTAAAGGTTACTGAAGAACTACTTTATGATAATGCCTTCCAACTTGAGAATTACATCATTGAGGAGTTTTATAAGGCTCTGGCTAATGCCGAAGAAGATGCCTTTATTAATGGCAATGGTACAGGAAAACCACTGGGTATTCTAGCTGCAAGTGGTGGAGCTGAAGTCGGTGTGACCACAGCATCTGCAACGGCGATTACTGCTGACGAAGTAATTAACCTAGTGTATTCACTGAAGCGTCCTTACCGTAAAAATGCCGTGTTCATTTTAAATGACCAGACCATTGCAGCCCTTAGAAAACTAAAGGACGGTAACGGTGCCTATATGTGGCAACCGGCCCTTGTTGCAGGTGAACCAGATAAACTACTTGGCTATCCTGTTTATACATCTGCTTATATGCCTACCATTGAGGCAGGTGCTAAGACCATTATCTTTGGCGATTTGTCTTACTACAACATTGGAGATCGTGGTTCTCGTTCCTTTGCAGAACTTCGTGAGCTGTTTGCAGGTAATGGCATGGTCGGTTTTGTTGCTAAAGAACGTGTGGATGGCAAGTTAGTACTACCTGAAGCAATCAAGGTTCTTCAGCAGAAAGCCTAA